The Mercurialis annua linkage group LG8, ddMerAnnu1.2, whole genome shotgun sequence genome window below encodes:
- the LOC126661122 gene encoding E3 ubiquitin-protein ligase RING1-like, translating into MPIPHHPQVTVTGNTRMRSFHYFWCQICQRTSRFGSINPNTQNFCPHCFTLLNHELANGFSRPNRFTADLTDLEPSPAATLLDSLAVLLNRREHIEFDTNSRWITLQFRDRPMNPLPENDIFEDAVDEFVPNMADIDRTPAGPPPASSSAIEALPVVKINEEHLMKETHCPVCKDEFEVDVEVKELPCKHLYHCDCIVPWLNLHNTCPVCRFVLRDDAQPENYDQLLGFEDTVNWIRNHFLCSWPVRAVSDWSQRYLDFLDRVANSRANNSWWRTWLVI; encoded by the exons ATGCCCATACCTCATCATCCTCAAGTTACGGTCACCGGAAACACAAGAATGAGAAGTTTCCATTACTTCTGGTGCCAAATCTGCCAGAGAACCTCAAGGTTCGGTTCTATCAACCCTAACACTCAAAATTTCTGTCCACATTGCTTCACTCTACTAAACCACGAGCTCGCCAATGGATTTTCAAGACCTAACCGGTTCACCGCTGACTTGACCGATCTCGAGCCTTCTCCAGCTGCAACATTACTCGACTCCCTAGCGGTTTTACTTAACCGGCGGGAACACATAGAATTCGACACTAATTCACGTTGGATCACTCTTCAATTCCGCGATAGACCGATGAATCCGCTCCCCGAAAACGATATCTTCGAAGACGCGGTCGATGAATTCGTTCCGAACATGGCCGATATCGATCGAACACCAGCCGGGCCGCCTCCTGCGAGTTCTTCGGCCATTGAGGCACTACCTGTAGTGAAGATTAATGAAGAACATTTGATGAAAGAGACGCATTGTCCTGTGTGTAAGGATGAATTTGAGGTTGATGTTGAAGTTAAGGAGTTACCATGCAAGCATTTGTATCACTGTGACTGCATTGTTCCGTGGTTGAATTTGCATAATACTTGCCCGGTTTGTCGATTTGTGCTGAGAGATGATGCTCAGCCAGAAAATTATGATCAGTTGCTTGGATTTGAAGACACTGTGAATTGGATTAGGAATCATTTTTTATGTTCGTGGCCTGTTCGTGCAGTTTCGGATTGGAGTCAGAGATATCTTGATTTCTTGGACAGAGTTGCAAATTCTAGAG CTAATAATTCCTGGTGGCGAACATGGCTCGTTATATAA
- the LOC126661543 gene encoding uncharacterized protein LOC126661543 — protein sequence MAEMVEQLLDIDGTGWDVDLVKDVFEEEDVQQILSVPVSNRDVSDRWWWKFEPKGKFSVKSFYKAVCGELTYQPDSVWGKIWGIKAPLNIRSFLWRLCAGVDVNGGSGLSIVDWCRDWLSRLDDEEASVASYVCWSLWLNRNFAVWKNKLGSAQEVVDQANFQLASWKVANSSSVHLRTAKVFKEDGSSVWKAPPRGWLKVNTDAVVYPGRQSFGMGVVVRDWLGNIIQARSRCSFGSFSPRMAEIMGVREALSWLKDFDKIIIDSDAMDVVLDVRNPSCSDSDLLVEDCAELAKQFDNIKFVFVRRSANQAAHVLAQYASSILGLQGWFYNFPEFLATVTVSDLIE from the exons ATGGCTGAGA TGGTGGAACAACTCCTGGATATTGACGGGACTGGATGGGACGTCGATCTTGTTAAAGATGTGTTCGAAGAAGAGGATGTTCAACAGATTTTAAGTGTTCCAGTCAGTAATCGGGATGTGAGCGATAGATGGTGGTGGAAATTTGAGCCTAAAGGCAAGTTTTCAGTCAAGAGCTTTTACAAAGCAGTCTGTGGGGAGTTAACTTACCAACCGGATTCTGTTTGGGGTAAGATTTGGGGTATCAAAGCTCCGCTGAATATTCGAAGCTTCTTGTGGAGATTGTGTGCAG GAGTAGATGTCAATGGAGGATCAGGTTTGAGCATTGTAGATTGGTGTCGGGACTGGTTGTCTAGACTTGACGACGAAGAAGCTTCTGTTGCAAGCTATGTGTGCTGGAGTCTGTGGCTTAACCGTAATTTTGCAGTCTGGAAGAACAAGTTGGGTTCGGCTCAGGAGGTGGTAGATCAGGCTAACTTTCAACTGGCTTCTTGGAAAGTGGCGAATTCTAGTTCTGTTCATCTCAGAACGGCCAAGGTGTTTAAAGAAGATGGAAGCTCGGTTTGGAAAGCTCCTCCGCGTGGGTGGTTGAAAGTTAACACGGACGCAGTGGTTTATCCAGGTAGGCAAAGCTTCGGTATGGGAGTGGTGGTTCGTGATTGGCTTGGAAACATTATCCAGGCACGCTCTCGCTGTTCGTTTGGATCATTTTCTCCTAGAATGGCAGAAATTATGGGAGTAAGGGAAGCGTTGAGTTGGCTTAAGGATTTCGACAAGATTATCATAGATTCTGATGCGATGGATGTTGTGTTGGATGTTAGAAATCCTTCTTGTTCGGATTCTGACTTATTAGTCGAGGATTGTGCTGAGTTAGCGAAGCAGTTTGATAATATTAAGTTTGTTTTTGTGagacgatctgcgaatcaggcggCGCATGTTCTTGCGCAGTACGCCAGTTCCATTTTAGGTCTTCAGGGTTGGTTTTATAACTTTCCTGAGTTTCTCGCTACTGTAACTGTTTCTGATTTGATTGAATAG
- the LOC126660289 gene encoding protein RETICULATA-RELATED 1, chloroplastic, giving the protein MSHFVFGTAQIPTTTTKTVPLLKPPVPQLCPRQLMKVQQSPAVQVVGYYYNQRKCLSIKCSSSSSSSMIDSDCGESVAALERCFLAPDGSSSDLGSSSRGGGEFGPVMKGGNFGAFGAVTLEKGKLDLTQKESKVSPEVALGGGGGDIGKKINHGGGDGGDDDGDDDDYFDDFDDGDEGDEGGLFRRRKFLEELFDRKFVDAVLNEWQKTMMDLPAGFRQAYEMGLVSSAQMVKFLAINARPTTTRFISRSLPQAISRAFIGRMIADPAFLYRLLLEQAATIGCSVWWELNNRKDRIKQEWDLALVNVLTASACNAFMVWSFAPSRSYGNTFKFDLQNTLQKLPNNIFERSYPLREFDLQKRVHSFFYKAAELCVVGLSAGAIQGQLSNVLASRKKDRLSVTVPPVTNYARGYGAFLGLYANLRYQLLCGVDRALVSHFDVIGVAIFFSTALRVLNVQVGETSRLAWIGAEADPLVHSDDLLKAYNRTSEDVDTSSSKWFISKKALVSSLGLLGIKQGNADSIDGEPSAPKARRKRIVRKKASASSA; this is encoded by the exons ATGTCTCACTTCGTCTTCGGAACAGCTCAAATCCCTACAACTACCACTAAAACGGTTCCGTTATTAAAACCTCCGGTTCCGCAGCTATGTCCACGTCAGCTGATGAAGGTGCAGCAGTCGCCGGCGGTTCAGGTTGTGGGTTATTATTATAATCAGCGCAAGTGTCTTTCGATTAAGTGCTCTTCTTCGTCGTCGTCTTCGATGATTGACAGCGATTGTGGAGAGTCGGTGGCGGCTTTGGAGCGGTGTTTTCTTGCGCCCGATGGTTCGTCGTCGGATTTAGGTTCGAGTTCGAGAGGAGGTGGTGAGTTTGGTCCGGTTATGAAAGGAGGGAATTTTGGGGCGTTTGGTGCTGTTACGTTGGAGAAGGGTAAACTTGATTTAACTCAGAAGGAGTCCAAAGTTAGCCCCGAG GTTGCTCTAGGAGGAGGTGGTGGGGATATTGGCAAGAAAATCAATCACGGTGGTGGGGATGGAGGTGACGATGATGGTGATGATGACGATTATTTTGATGACTTTGATGATGGTGACGAGGGAGATGAGGGTGGACTTTTCAGGAGGAGGAAATTTCTTGAAGAG CTATTTGATCGAAAATTTGTAGATGCTGTTTTGAATGAGTGGCAAAAAACGATGATGGATTTGCCTGCTGGGTTTCGACAAGCTTATGAAATG GGTTTGGTAAGCTCCGCTCAAATGGTTAAATTCCTAGCAATAAATGCCAGACCAACAACTACTAGGTTCATTTCCAGATCACTTCCGCAAGCAATTTCCAGGGCATTTATTGGAAG GATGATTGCAGATCCTGCCTTCTTATATAGGCTACTATTAGAACAGGCTGCTACAATTGGTTGCTCTGTTTGGTGGGAGTTGAATAATCGCAAGGATAG GATAAAACAGGAATGGGATTTGGCACTTGTAAATGTGCTTACAGCATCAGCTTGTAATGCTTTTATGGTCTGGTCATTTGCCCCTTCTCGATCATATGGAAACACATTCAAGTTTGATTTGCAAAATACATTACAGAAGCTTCCAAACAATATATTTGAAAGGAGTTATCCCCTCAGAGAATTTGACTTGCAAAAGAGGGTCCATTCATTCTTCTATAAGGCTGCAGAGTTGTGTGTCGTTGGATTAAGTGCTGGAGCAATACAAGGTCAATTATCAAATGTTTTGGCCAGTAGGAAGAAAGACAG GTTATCTGTGACAGTTCCACCTGTGACTAACTACGCACGGGGTTATGGTGCTTTCCTTGGACTCTATGCGAACCTGAGGTACCAGCTATTATGTGGAGTTGATAGAGCACTTGTCAGCCATTTTGACGTTATTGGAGTTGCAATATTTTTTAGCACGGCTTTGAG GGTTTTGAATGTGCAAGTCGGAGAGACGTCAAGATTGGCCTGGATAGGGGCAGAAGCCGATCCTCTCGTTCATTCAGATGATCTTTTAAAGGCATACAACAGAACTTCTGAAGATGTCGATACATCATCTTCAAAATGGTTTATATCAAAGAAAGCCCTCGTTTCTAGTCTGGGGCTTCTCGGCATCAAACAAGGGAATGCAGATTCTATCGATGGGGAACCATCAGCACCAAAAGCCCGTAGAAAGAGGATAGTCCGAAAGAAGGCATCGGCGAGTTCAGCATAG
- the LOC126660290 gene encoding uncharacterized protein LOC126660290, translating to MNPILSTAQQWLVNHPKILNFSWTPGLTFGSTPQFLILTVLTYLTFTLLLSHNSISFPIGPNFLKPITAIQSFTLFLLSLIMAIGCTLSIIYHHKHDLTHIICFPPHTKPSGPLFFWAYIFYLSKILEFVDTLLIILSNSIKRLTFLHVYHHSTVVIMCYLWLSTCQSLFPIALVTNAGVHVLMYWYYFLCAMGIRPRWKRLVTDCQIVQFVISFLISSLMVYYHFSGVGCSGIWGWCFNAVFNASLLGLFLDFHLKSYARKKV from the coding sequence ATGAACCCAATCCTCTCCACTGCCCAACAATGGCTAGTAAACCACCCCAAAATCCTCAACTTTTCATGGACCCCTGGTCTAACCTTTGGATCCACTCCCCAATTTCTCATTCTCACAGTCCTAACCTACCTCACCTTCACTCTCCTCCTCTCTCATAATTCCATTTCATTTCCCATTGGACCTAATTTCCTCAAACCCATCACAGCCATCCAGAGCTTCACCCTCTTCCTCCTATCTTTAATCATGGCCATTGGTTGCACTCTAAGCATCATCTACCACCACAAACATGATCTCACTCATATCATTTGCTTCCCTCCTCATACCAAACCATCTGGGCCCCTTTTCTTCTGGGCCTACATTTTTTACCTCTCAAAAATTCTTGAGTTTGTTGATACCCTTCTGATCATTCTTAGTAATTCAATCAAAAGGTTGACATTTCTCCACGTGTATCATCATTCCACTGTGGTGATTATGTGTTACTTATGGCTGTCCACGTGTCAGTCTTTGTTTCCAATTGCTTTGGTGACCAATGCAGGTGTTCATGTTCTGATGTATTGGTATTATTTCTTGTGTGCAATGGGTATTAGGCCCAGATGGAAAAGATTGGTGACTGATTGTCAAATTGTCCAGTTTGtgataagttttttaatttcaagTTTGAtggtttattatcattttagtGGAGTGGGTTGCTCTGGAATTTGGGGTTGGTGCTTCAATGCTGTATTTAATGCTTCTTTATTGGGCCTGTTTCTTGATTTTCACTTGAAGAGCTATGCCAGAAAGAAAGTTTGA